The following coding sequences are from one Pseudomonas mendocina window:
- a CDS encoding lysylphosphatidylglycerol synthase domain-containing protein encodes MNGVKNKPWMRWGKRVLTLFFLLLVPTLLYMLARNLDWGEVRQALSDYSMQTLLVGALIACASYLVFSCYDLLGRRYSRHHLPTRQVMPVAMVCYAFNLNFTTWIGGVAMRYRLYMRLGLSASTVTRILSLSLLTNWTGYMALAGVIFSLRLVKLPESWALGVTGLQLLGFTLLGIVSAYVGICAFSRQRVWHFGERSITLPSLGMALLQLCLGASNWALMAALIYWLLPEGAAYTSVLGVLLISCMAAAVAHIPAGLGVLETVFLALLQHQYSQASLIAALLAYRVLYYLLPLVLASATYLVLEKRARTLRKNGEQRIETQPG; translated from the coding sequence ATGAATGGCGTCAAAAACAAACCCTGGATGCGCTGGGGCAAGCGCGTACTCACGCTGTTCTTCCTGCTGCTGGTACCGACACTGTTGTACATGCTGGCGCGCAATCTGGATTGGGGCGAGGTACGCCAGGCGCTCAGCGACTACAGCATGCAGACGCTGCTGGTGGGCGCGCTGATCGCCTGCGCCAGTTACCTGGTGTTCAGTTGCTACGACCTGTTGGGGCGCCGTTACAGCCGCCACCACCTGCCAACGCGCCAGGTCATGCCAGTGGCGATGGTCTGCTACGCCTTCAACCTGAACTTCACCACCTGGATCGGCGGCGTGGCGATGCGTTATCGCCTGTACATGCGCCTGGGGCTGAGCGCGTCGACGGTGACGCGCATTCTCAGCCTCAGCCTGCTGACCAACTGGACGGGCTACATGGCGCTGGCCGGGGTGATCTTCTCCCTGCGCCTGGTGAAGTTGCCGGAGAGCTGGGCGCTGGGGGTGACGGGGCTGCAACTATTGGGCTTCACCCTGCTGGGGATCGTCAGCGCTTACGTTGGTATCTGCGCCTTCTCGCGACAGCGCGTGTGGCACTTCGGCGAGCGCTCGATCACCCTGCCCTCACTGGGCATGGCGCTGCTGCAGCTGTGCCTGGGTGCGAGCAACTGGGCATTGATGGCGGCACTGATCTATTGGTTGCTGCCGGAAGGCGCGGCCTACACCTCGGTACTCGGCGTCCTGCTGATCAGCTGCATGGCCGCTGCGGTTGCACATATTCCGGCGGGCCTCGGCGTACTCGAAACCGTGTTCCTGGCGTTGCTGCAGCATCAGTACAGTCAGGCCAGCCTGATCGCCGCCCTGCTCGCCTACCGCGTGTTGTACTACCTGCTGCCGCTGGTTCTGGCCAGTGCAACCTATCTGGTGTTGGAGAAGCGTGCGCGCACATTGCGTAAGAATGGCGAACAAAGGATCGAAACCCAGCCCGGTTAG
- the clsB gene encoding cardiolipin synthase ClsB: protein MSGIWRDGNQLQLLINGEAYYPRVFECIRQARVEVLLETFIIREDKVGLELQEVLIEAARRGVRVVIAVDGYGTADLQHEYVAALTREGVKIHVFDPSPRRLGMRTNLFRRLHRKIVVIDGERAFVGGINYSADHLGDFGDMAKQDYAVEVMGPVVADLHVCTLRLLRPALAEPSPVQPAKTPVGDMRVMLLERDNERHTTDIEDEHLAAFESARRRLVVANAYFFPGYRVLRALRNAARRGVEVTLILQGQPDMRWVQAFSRLLYNYLLRDGVVIYEYCQRPLHGKVALVDDDWSTVGSSNLDPLSLALNLEANLVIRDRAFNQHLYDHLMGLSVEHCQRIELERVVRGYWWRAPLVFLCFHFLRRFPAIAGWLPAHRKRLRPLEPVDKPNCYEEEKTG from the coding sequence ATGAGCGGTATCTGGCGGGACGGCAACCAGCTGCAGTTGCTGATCAACGGCGAAGCCTATTACCCGCGGGTGTTCGAATGCATTCGCCAGGCGCGCGTCGAGGTGTTGCTGGAGACCTTCATCATCCGTGAAGACAAGGTCGGCCTGGAACTACAGGAGGTGCTGATAGAGGCGGCACGTCGTGGTGTGCGCGTGGTGATCGCCGTGGATGGCTACGGTACCGCCGACCTGCAGCATGAGTACGTGGCAGCGCTGACGCGTGAGGGCGTCAAGATCCATGTCTTCGATCCCAGCCCACGGCGTCTGGGGATGCGTACCAACCTGTTCCGCCGCCTGCACCGCAAGATCGTGGTGATCGATGGCGAGCGCGCCTTCGTTGGCGGCATCAACTATTCGGCCGATCACCTCGGCGATTTCGGCGACATGGCCAAACAGGACTACGCCGTCGAGGTGATGGGGCCTGTCGTCGCCGATCTGCATGTCTGCACGCTACGCCTGTTGCGCCCTGCCCTGGCCGAGCCGAGCCCGGTGCAGCCAGCGAAAACACCGGTGGGTGATATGCGGGTGATGCTGCTTGAGCGCGACAACGAGCGCCATACCACCGACATCGAAGACGAGCACCTGGCAGCCTTCGAGTCGGCACGCCGACGCCTGGTGGTGGCCAATGCCTATTTCTTTCCCGGTTACCGGGTGCTGCGCGCCTTGCGCAATGCGGCACGACGCGGCGTGGAGGTGACGCTGATTCTTCAGGGGCAGCCTGACATGCGCTGGGTTCAGGCCTTTTCGCGCCTGCTCTACAACTATCTGCTGCGCGATGGCGTGGTGATCTACGAATACTGCCAGCGGCCGTTGCACGGCAAGGTGGCACTGGTGGATGACGACTGGAGCACGGTCGGCTCCAGCAACCTCGACCCGCTGAGCCTGGCGCTGAATCTGGAGGCCAATCTGGTGATCCGTGATCGCGCCTTCAATCAGCATCTGTATGACCACCTGATGGGCTTGTCAGTCGAACACTGCCAGCGCATCGAACTGGAGCGCGTGGTGCGCGGCTACTGGTGGCGTGCGCCGCTGGTGTTCCTGTGTTTCCACTTCTTGCGGCGTTTTCCGGCCATCGCCGGCTGGCTACCGGCTCACCGCAAGCGACTGAGGCCGCTGGAACCGGTCGACAAGCCCAATTGTTATGAAGAGGAAAAAACGGGATGA
- a CDS encoding endonuclease/exonuclease/phosphatase family protein has product MNSTLPNPKVIIDRITPVKRLRVLTINTHKGFTALNRRFILPELRSAVQATGADLVFLQEVLGSHALHAKRFHDWPSVPQYEFLADSMWPQFAYGRNAVYPDGHHGNALLSRFPILEHHNLDVTVSGTEQRGLLHCRLDVPGHDEVHAVCVHLGLREMHRRQQIGLLLDLLATFDPAAPVIVAGDFNDWRLRADEQLAPHALVEAFQHRHGKPARSFPARFPLLRLDRIYTRNATAHAPQVLSTRPWSHLSDHAPLAAEIHL; this is encoded by the coding sequence ATGAATAGCACCCTCCCCAACCCCAAGGTGATCATCGACCGCATCACGCCGGTCAAGCGTTTGCGCGTACTGACGATCAACACGCACAAGGGTTTCACCGCACTCAACCGCCGCTTCATCCTGCCGGAACTGCGCAGCGCCGTGCAGGCCACGGGCGCAGACCTGGTGTTCCTGCAGGAGGTGCTGGGCAGTCACGCGCTGCACGCCAAGCGCTTTCATGACTGGCCGAGCGTGCCGCAGTACGAGTTTCTCGCCGACAGCATGTGGCCGCAGTTCGCCTACGGGCGCAATGCCGTCTACCCGGATGGCCATCATGGCAACGCGTTGCTGTCGCGCTTTCCCATCCTCGAACACCACAACCTCGACGTCACGGTCAGCGGCACCGAACAGCGCGGTCTGCTGCATTGCCGCCTGGATGTGCCGGGGCATGACGAGGTGCATGCTGTCTGCGTGCATCTGGGCCTGCGCGAGATGCATCGGCGTCAGCAGATCGGTCTGTTGCTGGATCTGCTGGCAACTTTCGATCCGGCTGCGCCGGTGATCGTCGCGGGCGACTTCAACGACTGGCGTCTGCGTGCGGATGAGCAGCTCGCGCCCCATGCGCTGGTCGAAGCCTTTCAGCACCGCCATGGCAAACCGGCCCGGAGCTTCCCGGCACGTTTCCCACTGCTGCGCCTGGATCGTATCTATACCCGCAACGCCACGGCCCATGCGCCGCAGGTGCTGTCGACGCGGCCCTGGTCGCACCTGTCCGATCACGCCCCGCTGGCCGCGGAGATTCATCTATGA
- a CDS encoding TetR/AcrR family transcriptional regulator: MARRTRAEMEETRALLLATARKVFTERGYADTSMDDLTAQAGLTRGALYHHFGDKKGLLAAVVQQIDAEMDARLQAISDNADDPWQGFRGRCQAYLEMALEPDIQRIVLRDARAVLGGASPQAQRQCVESMQRLIDELMRRDIVAKAEPQALAALIYGSLEEATLWIAASDDGKTRLAQSIAALELLLRGLLLNS; encoded by the coding sequence ATGGCTCGCCGTACCCGTGCCGAGATGGAAGAAACCCGCGCCCTGCTGCTGGCCACGGCGCGTAAGGTGTTTACCGAACGCGGCTACGCCGATACCTCGATGGATGACCTGACCGCTCAGGCCGGCCTGACGCGCGGCGCGCTCTATCACCACTTTGGCGACAAGAAAGGCTTGCTGGCTGCCGTTGTGCAGCAGATCGACGCTGAGATGGACGCCCGCCTGCAAGCCATTTCCGACAATGCCGACGATCCCTGGCAAGGCTTTCGCGGACGCTGCCAGGCGTACCTGGAGATGGCTCTGGAGCCGGACATCCAGCGCATCGTGCTACGCGATGCGCGCGCCGTGCTTGGCGGCGCCTCACCGCAAGCGCAGCGCCAGTGCGTCGAGTCGATGCAGCGTCTGATCGACGAGCTGATGCGCCGTGACATCGTCGCCAAGGCCGAGCCACAAGCACTGGCGGCACTGATCTACGGCAGCCTGGAGGAAGCGACGCTATGGATCGCCGCCAGCGACGACGGCAAGACGCGCCTGGCGCAGAGCATTGCCGCGCTGGAACTGCTGCTGCGCGGACTGCTGCTGAACAGCTAG
- a CDS encoding MFS transporter, with the protein MANPYRELFTAPGATGFVLAGLVGRLALPMTGIGIITMLAQLRGSYALAGAVSATFVLTYALLSPQVSRLVDRHGQGRVLPLASAISAGGMLLLLACSWWQAPDWSLFIGALLAGFMPSLSAMVRARWTVIYRGQPRLQTAYSLETVFDEVTFIAGPPLSVGLSIALFPQAGPLAVSLLLVLGVFILVLQRGSEPPVQVQNARLAASGSVIRERNVRLLALLMMGMGVIVGTVDIVSVAFAEQLGRPAAASLVLSAYAASSCVAGLLFGTLKLAMPLHRLLLLGGLATALTTLPLQLASSIPTLTGAVLLAGLFFAPTMIVAMSLVERLVPEHRLTEGMTWLLAGLNVGIALGAAVSGRLVDHSGAQAGFAVALCAGVMVLLVAVWGQQRLRAPLPAPA; encoded by the coding sequence ATGGCCAACCCTTACCGAGAACTCTTCACTGCGCCCGGCGCTACAGGCTTTGTCCTGGCTGGCCTGGTGGGGCGGCTCGCGCTGCCCATGACGGGCATCGGCATCATCACCATGCTCGCCCAGTTGCGTGGCAGCTACGCGCTGGCAGGTGCGGTATCGGCCACCTTCGTGCTGACCTATGCGCTGCTGTCGCCGCAGGTTTCCCGCCTGGTGGATCGGCATGGGCAGGGTCGGGTGTTGCCGCTGGCCAGTGCAATCAGTGCAGGCGGCATGCTGCTTCTGCTGGCCTGCTCGTGGTGGCAGGCGCCGGACTGGAGCCTGTTCATCGGCGCTTTGCTGGCAGGCTTCATGCCCAGCCTTTCGGCGATGGTGCGTGCACGCTGGACGGTGATCTATCGTGGCCAGCCACGTTTGCAGACCGCCTATTCGCTGGAAACGGTCTTCGATGAAGTGACCTTCATTGCCGGGCCGCCGCTGTCGGTGGGGTTGAGCATTGCGCTGTTCCCACAGGCCGGGCCGTTGGCGGTTTCGCTATTGCTGGTGCTTGGCGTGTTCATCCTGGTGCTGCAACGCGGCAGCGAACCGCCCGTGCAGGTACAGAATGCCAGGCTGGCCGCATCAGGCTCGGTGATTCGCGAGAGGAACGTGCGCCTGCTGGCGCTGCTGATGATGGGCATGGGCGTCATCGTGGGCACCGTGGATATCGTCAGCGTGGCCTTCGCCGAGCAATTGGGCCGCCCCGCAGCCGCCAGCCTGGTGCTGTCGGCCTATGCCGCGAGTTCCTGCGTGGCCGGCTTGCTGTTCGGCACGCTCAAGTTGGCCATGCCCTTGCACCGCTTGCTGTTGCTGGGTGGTCTGGCGACGGCACTGACGACCTTGCCGTTGCAATTGGCCAGCAGTATCCCGACATTGACGGGGGCCGTACTGCTGGCTGGATTGTTCTTCGCGCCGACCATGATCGTGGCAATGTCGCTGGTCGAACGTCTGGTTCCCGAGCATCGCCTGACCGAGGGCATGACTTGGCTGCTGGCCGGGCTGAACGTCGGTATAGCACTGGGTGCGGCGGTATCCGGTCGGTTGGTCGACCATAGTGGCGCGCAGGCCGGGTTTGCGGTCGCGCTATGCGCCGGCGTCATGGTTCTGCTGGTGGCGGTATGGGGGCAGCAGCGGCTGCGCGCCCCGTTACCTGCACCAGCCTGA
- the glgX gene encoding glycogen debranching protein GlgX — MRNQQRSRVTEGTPFPLGASWDGLGVNFALFSAHATRVELCLFDERGETEVERIELPEYTDEIWHGYLPDARPGQVYGYRVYGPYEPEAGHRFNPNKLLIDPYAKQLVGQLQWSEALFGYTIGDADGDLSFDERDSAPFVPKSKVIDPAFTWGEQPRLRIPWDRTVIYETHLRGISMRHPAVPERYRGTCAGLTHPDLLRHICELGVSSVELLPIHAFVNDQHLLEKGMNNYWGYNSIGFFAPHPAYLASGKISEFKEMVAHLHSAGLEVILDVVYNHTAEGNERGPTLSMRGIDNASYYRLMPEERRYYINDSGTGNTLDLSHPCVLQMVTDSLRYWATEMRVDGFRFDLASILGRYADGFNERHSFLVACRQDPVLSKVKLIAEPWDCGPGGYQVGGFPPGWAEWNDKFRDNVRAFWKGDRGELAELASRLTASGDLYNQRGRRPFASVNFITAHDGFTLRDVVSYDHKHNEANDENNQDGTDRNLSWNHGCEGETDDAQIRGLRLQQIRNLLATLLFAQGTPMLLAGDEFGRTQHGNNNAYCQDNELSWVNWSLDDEGLELAAFCQRLIALRQSYPILRRQRFLVGHYNEELDVKDVTWLAPDGSEMSEENWHDEEARCMGMLMDGRAQPSGVKRSGADATLLLLLNAGHEGGEFRLPEVHGGRHWLCLIDTHTAQSESASVLHEVVELAGRSLQLLELQR, encoded by the coding sequence CTGCCCGAATACACCGATGAAATCTGGCACGGCTACCTGCCCGATGCGCGCCCCGGCCAGGTTTACGGCTATCGCGTGTATGGGCCATACGAGCCCGAAGCCGGGCACCGCTTCAACCCCAACAAACTGCTGATCGACCCCTACGCCAAGCAGCTGGTGGGCCAGTTGCAATGGTCGGAGGCGCTGTTCGGCTACACCATCGGCGATGCGGATGGCGACCTCAGTTTCGACGAACGCGACAGTGCGCCCTTCGTGCCCAAGAGCAAGGTCATCGACCCGGCGTTCACCTGGGGTGAACAACCACGCTTGCGCATTCCCTGGGATCGCACGGTGATCTATGAAACGCACCTGCGCGGCATCAGCATGCGCCATCCGGCCGTGCCCGAGCGCTACCGTGGCACCTGCGCCGGCCTGACCCACCCCGACTTGCTGCGGCATATCTGCGAGCTGGGCGTTTCCAGCGTCGAACTGCTGCCCATACATGCCTTCGTCAACGACCAGCACCTGCTGGAAAAAGGCATGAACAACTACTGGGGTTACAACAGCATCGGTTTCTTCGCCCCGCACCCGGCCTACCTGGCCAGCGGCAAGATCAGCGAGTTCAAGGAGATGGTCGCCCATCTGCACAGTGCCGGTCTGGAAGTGATCCTCGACGTGGTCTACAACCACACCGCCGAGGGCAACGAGCGCGGCCCGACCCTGTCCATGCGCGGTATCGACAACGCCAGCTACTACCGCCTGATGCCGGAGGAACGCCGCTACTACATCAACGATTCCGGTACCGGCAATACACTGGATCTGAGCCACCCCTGCGTGTTGCAGATGGTCACCGACTCGCTGCGCTACTGGGCGACCGAGATGCGCGTGGACGGTTTCCGCTTCGACCTGGCGAGCATCCTCGGGCGCTACGCCGATGGCTTCAACGAGCGCCACAGTTTTCTGGTCGCCTGTCGCCAGGATCCGGTGCTGAGCAAGGTCAAACTGATCGCCGAGCCTTGGGATTGCGGTCCGGGCGGCTATCAGGTCGGTGGTTTCCCGCCGGGTTGGGCGGAATGGAACGACAAATTCCGTGACAACGTGCGCGCCTTCTGGAAAGGCGATCGCGGCGAACTGGCCGAGTTGGCCAGCCGCCTCACCGCGTCAGGCGACCTGTACAACCAGCGTGGACGCAGGCCATTCGCGTCGGTCAATTTCATCACTGCCCATGACGGTTTCACCCTGCGCGACGTGGTCTCCTACGACCACAAGCACAACGAAGCCAACGACGAGAACAATCAGGACGGCACCGACCGCAACCTGTCGTGGAATCACGGTTGCGAGGGCGAAACCGACGACGCGCAGATTCGCGGCCTGCGCCTGCAACAGATCCGCAACCTGCTCGCCACCCTGCTGTTCGCCCAGGGTACGCCGATGCTGCTGGCCGGCGACGAGTTCGGCCGCACCCAGCACGGCAACAACAATGCCTACTGCCAGGACAACGAACTGAGCTGGGTGAACTGGTCGCTCGACGATGAAGGTCTTGAACTGGCTGCGTTCTGTCAGCGCCTGATCGCCCTGCGCCAGAGCTACCCGATCCTGCGTCGCCAGCGCTTTCTGGTCGGCCATTACAACGAGGAGCTGGACGTCAAGGATGTGACCTGGCTGGCTCCGGACGGCAGCGAAATGAGCGAGGAAAACTGGCACGACGAAGAAGCCCGTTGCATGGGCATGCTCATGGATGGCCGCGCGCAGCCGTCCGGGGTCAAGCGCAGCGGCGCCGATGCCACCCTGCTGCTGTTGCTCAATGCCGGGCACGAGGGGGGCGAGTTCCGCTTGCCCGAGGTGCACGGCGGGCGTCATTGGCTGTGCCTGATCGATACGCACACGGCACAAAGCGAGTCGGCATCGGTGCTGCACGAAGTGGTGGAATTGGCTGGGCGGTCGCTGCAACTGCTTGAACTGCAGCGCTGA